The DNA window GAAAGATCTCAGTCATGCTGGTGGAAGATATTCGCATGAATCAAATAGTGGCGGAAAAAATGTTGTCGACATTGAGCGCAGAAACAACAACGGTCAACAATGGGCAAGAATGTCTCGATGTATTGCGTCAGCAAAGCTTCGACATCATCTTTATGGATATACAGATGCCTGTAATGGATGGCCTAGAAGCTGTAAAGCGAATCAAGTCTGAAGGCCTTGCGCCAAATACACCAATTATTGCCCTAACTGCTAACACGTTTGATAATGATGTGGAGCAATACTTGGAACAAGGGTTCAGTAATGTTCTTGGTAAGCCTTTTAAATTGGAATGGTTAAAGGGCATACTCGATAAGCATGCCCATCATCGAGGGTAAGCTTCTTTCGACCATTCGTTTAGCGAGTCTTTATACCCACTAACATACCGACACGCTGGTTTTCGATGCCAAGTATCCGTTTCTTAAATGAGGGTGCCCAAATCATAGCAGTGTGCTGAGAAGATGCTGTTGAAACCTGCTTTTATCAATTGCCTCTCGCCAGTGTAACTCAGAGTTGAAGCAGACACCCACTCCTGCTGTGTTAGCACCGAGCGCAGAAGTAACAGGCTTGAGTAGCTTAGATGAGGTTAACTGGTAAATTAGCTTTCCTGGTGAATTGGTATGCTCTTTCCCTTCATAGAAGTTTTCAAAGATGATCACTATGCCCTCAGATCCAAGCATATTGTAGGCTGATCTCAGTCCTTCTAGCTCTAGAGCGTGGGTTTCTGCATAGGAATGAGCAATAAAGTGGTGCAGTACCCAGTTAAACTGGATCATATCGTAATCTTGCAGTCCCGTGAACTCCTGATAGACACTATTTCCTCCCCCTGTGTCGAGAAAGTGAGCTTGTTGAGGATTCAGTAATCTAATCTTTTCAGACATAATAAATACCGCCAGTATCAAGTAATTGGCAAATTTTATGCCGACCATCGCCAAAAGATAAGTTAATGTTTTATAGATACTTATAAGAATAAAAAATACTGATACTGACCGAGTTCTTATTTTGGAGTTTTCGTCTAAATTTATTAATCGCCTATCGAGCCTGTTTGAAAGGCTTTTTCTCCCATAATGTAGGTTTGATGTATGTTGCGTTCATCTCCAAGCATCATAAGTACAAACAATCGCTCTTCTAGCGTTTTGGCTTGCTTCATTCTCATCGTAAACAGCGACGTTGCGTGTAGATCGAGCACAACAAAGTCCGCTTCTTTACCGACTTTGAGGTTGCCTATTTTATCTTCTAGGTGCAGCGCTTTTGCTCCTCCTAGCGTTGCCAAATAGAGCGACTTTAGTGGATGTAGTTTCTCTTGCTGAAGCTGCATGATTTTGTATGCTTCATTCATGGTTTGTAATAGAGAGAAGCTGGTGCCTGCGCCTACGTCGGTCCCCATACCGACTCGGACTTGATGACTTTCTAGCTTGGAAAGGTTGAATAAGCCTGAACCGAGAAAAAGGTTTGAAGTTGGGCAAAACGCAACCGATGAATGAGTTTGTGCGAGGCGCTGGCATTCATGCTCCGATAGGTGAACTCCATGAGCAAAGACGGAACGCTTATGCAAAAGACCATAATGATCATAGACATCAAGATAGCCAGCGCGTTCAGGGAAAAGCGCTTTTACCCAATCAATCTCTTTAAGGTTTTCAGATAGGTGCGTATGCATATAAACATCTGGGAATTCTTTTAACAGTTTACCCGCCATTTTAAGTTGTTGTGGACTGCTGGTGGGGGCAAAACGAGGTGTAACTGCATAGAGAAGCCTGTCTTTGTTGTGCCATTTTTCAATTAATGCTTTTGAGTCTTGATAAGCAGACTCTGGAGTATCGGTTAGTTCTGGGGGAGCATTTTGGTCCATGAGCACTTTTCCCGCGATCATTCGTAAGCGTCGCTTATGTGCCTCTTCGAAAAAAATATCTACAGATTGTTTATGTATGGTACCAAAAACTAAGGCTGTCGTGGTTCCGTTATTCATCAGCTGTTGGAAAAATAAGTTGGCCTTATCTCTAGCGTATTGAGGATCGCTAAAACGCATTTCTTCTGGAAAAGTGTAGTTTTCTAACCAATCGAGTAACTGTTCACCATAGGAAGCGATAATCCCAATTTGAGGATAATGAATATGAGTGTCGATAAAGCCTGAGGTAATGAGTTTATTCTCATACTCTTGGATGGGAATTCTTGTTGACAGCATTTTCATTAGTTTATTTGACTCGCCAATATCGACTATGTATCCATCTTCAATGACGATAAGACCATCTTCAAAAAACTCATAACAGTTGTCGAGACCGACGTCTTTGGGATCGGCGATACAATGCAGGATGCTCGCGCGATATGCTTTGCGTTGACTTGCCATATAGACTTCCTTTCTTGGCTGCAGTCGGTAATTAGGCGATTTTTTCTGGTGCTGAACTGCCACTTTTCTCATTTTTTTCAGCGAATTGCAGATGTTTAGCACTACCTTGGTAGTGCGTTATCAGCTCTCCAGCAACAGACACAGCTATTTCGGCAGGGTGCTTACCGCTGATTTCACTTATGCCAATCGGGCAGGTAAGAGAATGGATTTGTTGCTTTGAGTACCCTCGCTGAGCTAAGCGCATATGGAATCGTTTTCGTTTCGATTTTGAACCGATGACGCCAAGGTATAGGCTGTCAGCTCGGTCCAATATGGCTTTTGTCAGATCGAAATCGAGCTGATGGTTGTGTGTCATGACTAGGTAGTAGCTTTGGGCAGCTTGCTCTCGGACTTCAAAAACAGGGTCATCAGAGACAACCTTTGTCACATTACTTGGGACTAAGTCAGGAAAGATGTCACTACGCTGGTCAATCCAAGTGATATGGAATGGGAGCGTCGACACAACATGTATAAGAGCTTGGGAGACGTGTCCAGCACCAAAAATGACCAAAGCTTTTGAGTGAAAACCGATCGGTTCAAAACTTAAGGTTGCAACGCCTCCACAGCATTGGCCTAATTTGGCACCAAGATTAAACCGCTCTATTTTTGGGGATGTTTGGCCAACAGAGAGCATGTCGCGCGCGATCTGTGTTGCCAAGTGTTCAAGGTGGCCAC is part of the Vibrio aquimaris genome and encodes:
- the guaD gene encoding guanine deaminase, with the protein product MASQRKAYRASILHCIADPKDVGLDNCYEFFEDGLIVIEDGYIVDIGESNKLMKMLSTRIPIQEYENKLITSGFIDTHIHYPQIGIIASYGEQLLDWLENYTFPEEMRFSDPQYARDKANLFFQQLMNNGTTTALVFGTIHKQSVDIFFEEAHKRRLRMIAGKVLMDQNAPPELTDTPESAYQDSKALIEKWHNKDRLLYAVTPRFAPTSSPQQLKMAGKLLKEFPDVYMHTHLSENLKEIDWVKALFPERAGYLDVYDHYGLLHKRSVFAHGVHLSEHECQRLAQTHSSVAFCPTSNLFLGSGLFNLSKLESHQVRVGMGTDVGAGTSFSLLQTMNEAYKIMQLQQEKLHPLKSLYLATLGGAKALHLEDKIGNLKVGKEADFVVLDLHATSLFTMRMKQAKTLEERLFVLMMLGDERNIHQTYIMGEKAFQTGSIGD
- the xdhC gene encoding xanthine dehydrogenase accessory protein XdhC, with the protein product MYSDNWIHELAKLEQNQQPCVMVTVLETTGSVPRNAGTKMLITEDRLIATIGGGHLEHLATQIARDMLSVGQTSPKIERFNLGAKLGQCCGGVATLSFEPIGFHSKALVIFGAGHVSQALIHVVSTLPFHITWIDQRSDIFPDLVPSNVTKVVSDDPVFEVREQAAQSYYLVMTHNHQLDFDLTKAILDRADSLYLGVIGSKSKRKRFHMRLAQRGYSKQQIHSLTCPIGISEISGKHPAEIAVSVAGELITHYQGSAKHLQFAEKNEKSGSSAPEKIA